Proteins encoded in a region of the Paenibacillus wynnii genome:
- a CDS encoding carbohydrate ABC transporter permease: MNSRSRYVWAYIMIAPTLLGTLIFWGWPVLQSILLGFQQSENFGLINHWVGFDNYVKLFSDEEFWQNLRNTLYYVVLFVPITLALSTFFAVLLNSKIKGLSIYRVIFFLPQVTMPAAAAMVWVVLFAQDFGLINHILGTRIAWLSNPNYAMFVLVIVGVWGAIGLNMLLILAGLQGIPKSLYEAAEIDGAKRMGKFRYITIPMLTPTLFFTSIILLIGATQIFDSIYLIIGKTNVALPAVRSLVYAYYQNTFVYFNPNYGAAIINVLLLINIILTGIQFALQKKWVIYD; the protein is encoded by the coding sequence TTGAATTCCAGGAGCAGATATGTATGGGCCTATATCATGATCGCGCCGACTCTCCTAGGCACATTGATTTTCTGGGGTTGGCCGGTTCTCCAATCGATTTTGCTAGGATTCCAGCAGTCGGAGAATTTCGGGCTTATAAATCATTGGGTTGGATTTGATAACTATGTGAAGTTATTCAGTGACGAGGAGTTTTGGCAGAATCTGCGAAATACCCTGTATTATGTTGTTCTGTTTGTGCCGATTACACTTGCCCTTTCTACTTTTTTTGCTGTACTGCTGAATTCGAAAATCAAAGGACTATCTATTTACCGTGTTATTTTTTTCTTGCCTCAGGTCACGATGCCTGCAGCGGCAGCGATGGTTTGGGTCGTGTTGTTCGCTCAGGATTTCGGACTCATCAACCATATTCTAGGAACCCGTATAGCATGGTTGTCTAATCCCAATTATGCCATGTTCGTGCTCGTTATCGTTGGCGTGTGGGGAGCCATCGGCTTAAATATGCTTCTGATTCTCGCAGGTTTGCAAGGGATACCGAAATCACTCTATGAAGCTGCAGAGATTGATGGCGCCAAGAGAATGGGCAAGTTTCGATATATTACCATTCCCATGTTGACGCCGACACTTTTTTTCACAAGTATCATCCTTTTGATTGGGGCCACGCAAATTTTCGACTCCATCTATCTGATTATCGGGAAGACAAATGTAGCGCTGCCAGCGGTTCGTTCACTCGTTTATGCCTATTACCAAAACACCTTCGTTTATTTCAATCCTAATTACGGTGCAGCCATTATCAATGTATTACTACTGATTAACATCATACTGACAGGGATCCAATTTGCTCTTCAAAAAAAATGGGTCATCTACGACTAA
- a CDS encoding ABC transporter substrate-binding protein, translating into MKNRNKFSFLFVVVLMVFALVASACSNNSNKPNNTPDKSPNSNAGEATEKPQKDVTLTYSIWDKIQQPAMEAIAKEFTAENSHIKVKVEVIPWGDYWTKMSAAAPAGTLPDVFWMHGGQFVKYATGNFIEPITSKIQAGEIDLNNYAADLATIYALNGENYGIPKDFDTIGLAYNKELFDQAKIPYPDDTWDYAKLAEVAKQLSQPDKGIYGFGAKMDTQTGYWNDILANGGNILSADMSKSGYDDPASIEALKARYQMTVDGASPTHQQMTDTEATEMFKSGRLAMIFDGSWRISDIDSSEIIKGKWDWAKLPVGKVKRGNIINGLGNVMSASGKNKEEAWLFLKFLGSQRAAEITAEMGAAIPAFNGTQDAWLTSRPHLNLKVFTEQVKDAIPYPSGSLAYPVWFAKEPEIMSQAWGGAILVEEAAKKVAEMMNQAIEETK; encoded by the coding sequence ATGAAGAATAGAAACAAATTTTCATTTTTGTTTGTAGTTGTTCTCATGGTTTTTGCTCTAGTCGCATCTGCATGCAGCAACAATTCAAACAAGCCAAACAACACACCGGACAAGAGTCCGAACAGCAATGCCGGGGAAGCGACTGAGAAACCCCAAAAGGACGTAACGCTTACCTACTCCATATGGGATAAAATTCAGCAACCGGCAATGGAAGCTATCGCGAAGGAGTTTACGGCAGAAAATTCACATATTAAGGTGAAGGTTGAAGTCATCCCGTGGGGTGATTATTGGACAAAAATGTCCGCTGCAGCTCCTGCCGGGACACTGCCTGATGTTTTTTGGATGCATGGGGGTCAATTTGTCAAATATGCAACAGGTAATTTCATTGAGCCGATTACAAGCAAAATACAGGCTGGGGAGATCGATCTAAATAATTATGCGGCTGACCTTGCTACCATATATGCGCTGAACGGCGAAAACTACGGTATACCAAAGGATTTCGATACGATCGGTTTGGCGTACAATAAAGAATTGTTCGATCAAGCCAAAATACCGTATCCAGATGACACTTGGGATTATGCGAAGCTTGCAGAGGTTGCTAAACAATTGAGCCAGCCTGATAAAGGCATTTATGGCTTTGGAGCGAAGATGGACACGCAAACTGGATATTGGAACGATATATTGGCGAATGGCGGAAATATTTTGTCCGCTGATATGAGTAAGTCGGGGTACGATGATCCGGCTTCAATTGAAGCTTTGAAAGCTCGTTATCAAATGACTGTCGATGGCGCTTCTCCGACTCATCAACAAATGACGGATACGGAAGCAACCGAGATGTTCAAGTCCGGTAGATTAGCGATGATCTTCGACGGATCCTGGCGGATCAGCGACATTGACAGTAGCGAAATTATCAAGGGGAAATGGGATTGGGCGAAATTGCCTGTAGGCAAGGTGAAAAGAGGAAATATCATTAATGGCCTCGGCAATGTCATGTCTGCAAGTGGCAAAAACAAGGAAGAGGCTTGGTTATTCCTCAAGTTCCTTGGATCCCAAAGAGCAGCTGAAATTACGGCGGAAATGGGTGCGGCTATACCGGCATTTAACGGAACCCAAGATGCGTGGCTGACTTCGAGACCACATTTGAATCTAAAAGTATTCACTGAGCAAGTAAAGGATGCGATTCCGTATCCGAGCGGTTCGTTGGCATATCCGGTATGGTTCGCGAAAGAACCAGAGATTATGTCGCAAGCGTGGGGCGGAGCCATCTTAGTCGAGGAAGCAGCGAAGAAGGTCGCTGAGATGATGAATCAAGCCATAGAAGAAACGAAATAA